Proteins encoded in a region of the Stieleria neptunia genome:
- a CDS encoding sulfatase family protein, whose amino-acid sequence MRYLLLILALLPVAAQAARPNIILVMADDQGWGETSYNDHPRLQTPNLDAMSESGLRFNRFYAGAPVCSPTRAAVLTGRSCYRVGVPEHGYALRHQEITLPQVLSQAGYQTAHFGKWHLNGLRGPGAPILRGDKFHPGTFGFDHWLSVTNFFDRDPLLSRGGEFEDHRGDSSDVIMEQALRHIERQSASDQPFFTVIWYGTPHSPFKASAEDNAPFSDLNETSMHHYGELVALDRSIGALRSGLRKLGIEKQTLFWYCSDNGGLPKIMPTTTGGLRGNKGTIFEGGLRVPGIIEWPGTVTPRQTDYPASVMDMMPTILELAGQAHPAPQRPRDGISLTPLFDGPSDDQPDRPEPIFFRYKSAAAVVDGNWKLLTKDFKKDAFELYDLASDVAESTNIAEQHPQRFQSLRQQLRDWLASTDASEAGRDYPEGRVAADHPQPMFWVDRPDYQPHLEQWKDRWEYKTWLDRRRRSKK is encoded by the coding sequence ATGCGTTACCTGTTGTTGATCCTGGCGTTGCTTCCCGTTGCGGCCCAAGCCGCCCGACCGAACATCATCTTGGTGATGGCCGACGATCAAGGCTGGGGCGAAACCAGTTACAACGATCACCCGCGGCTGCAAACACCGAACTTGGACGCGATGAGCGAGTCCGGGCTGCGGTTCAATCGGTTTTACGCCGGTGCCCCGGTCTGCTCGCCGACCCGCGCCGCCGTGTTGACCGGCCGGTCCTGTTACCGAGTCGGCGTCCCCGAACACGGCTATGCCTTGCGTCACCAAGAAATCACGTTGCCACAGGTGCTCTCCCAAGCGGGTTACCAGACCGCCCACTTCGGCAAATGGCACCTCAACGGATTGCGTGGCCCCGGTGCACCGATCCTGCGCGGCGACAAATTCCATCCCGGCACGTTCGGCTTTGACCATTGGCTGTCGGTGACCAACTTCTTCGATCGCGATCCCTTGCTCAGCCGCGGCGGAGAGTTTGAAGATCACCGGGGCGATTCGTCGGACGTGATCATGGAGCAAGCGCTTCGGCACATCGAACGTCAATCCGCATCCGACCAACCGTTCTTCACGGTCATCTGGTACGGCACGCCCCACTCTCCCTTTAAAGCGTCTGCCGAAGACAACGCACCGTTTTCGGATCTGAACGAAACATCGATGCATCACTACGGTGAACTGGTCGCGCTGGACCGCAGCATCGGCGCGCTGCGTTCCGGGTTGCGCAAGCTGGGCATCGAAAAGCAAACGCTGTTCTGGTACTGCAGCGACAACGGCGGGTTGCCCAAGATCATGCCGACGACGACCGGTGGACTGCGCGGGAACAAAGGCACGATTTTCGAAGGCGGCTTGCGGGTGCCGGGCATCATCGAATGGCCCGGAACCGTTACACCGCGACAAACCGATTATCCGGCCAGCGTGATGGACATGATGCCCACGATCCTGGAACTCGCCGGCCAAGCACATCCGGCCCCGCAGCGTCCCCGCGACGGCATCAGTTTGACGCCTTTGTTTGACGGTCCATCGGATGATCAGCCGGATCGCCCCGAGCCGATTTTCTTTCGCTACAAATCCGCCGCCGCGGTGGTCGACGGAAACTGGAAACTGCTGACCAAAGACTTCAAGAAGGATGCCTTTGAACTGTACGACCTGGCCAGCGATGTGGCGGAATCCACAAACATCGCCGAGCAACATCCCCAGCGTTTCCAATCGCTCCGGCAGCAACTCCGCGACTGGCTCGCGTCGACCGACGCCAGCGAAGCAGGCCGGGATTACCCCGAAGGCCGCGTCGCAGCGGATCATCCCCAACCGATGTTCTGGGTCGACCGCCCCGACTACCAACCCCACCTGGAGCAATGGAAAGACCGCTGGGAATACAAAACCTGGCTCGACCGACGCCGGAGATCGAAGAAGTAG
- a CDS encoding GxxExxY protein, which produces MPIKVDSEIQVLDRDEFQSFAYRVMGIIYSAHNDFSRLIDETPFKNIIRRRCELAGVVPARREVEIKVSHKHFCKSYYMDLLLGHALMVEAKTVDCLTPAHDAQAINYLLLSGMKHGLLVNLRTPRVQKRFISTNLDSAARHRFAIDTKRWRGVNDASVRLREVLEDLLNDWGVFLTASLYREATLFLLNGFQGASSRVPIFDGNFQAGMHDVFLIDTDTAMAITMLTEGDAEMETQLKRLLCHTSLRCIQWTNLNHHDVRMTTLE; this is translated from the coding sequence ATGCCCATCAAGGTTGACTCAGAAATTCAGGTTCTTGACCGCGACGAGTTCCAGTCATTCGCATACCGAGTCATGGGAATCATCTACTCCGCTCACAATGATTTCAGTCGTCTGATCGACGAGACTCCATTCAAAAATATCATTCGTCGGCGTTGTGAACTTGCAGGCGTAGTGCCCGCTAGGAGAGAAGTCGAAATCAAAGTGTCACACAAACACTTCTGTAAGTCGTACTATATGGATCTGCTTCTGGGCCACGCGCTGATGGTGGAAGCAAAAACCGTTGATTGTCTGACGCCTGCTCACGACGCTCAAGCAATCAACTATTTGCTTCTCTCGGGAATGAAACATGGATTGTTGGTGAATTTGCGAACGCCTCGTGTCCAAAAGCGTTTCATCTCGACCAATCTTGATTCAGCAGCTCGACACCGATTTGCGATCGATACCAAACGATGGCGAGGCGTCAATGATGCGAGCGTTAGATTACGAGAGGTATTGGAAGATCTTTTGAATGATTGGGGCGTATTCTTAACCGCATCTCTCTATCGTGAAGCCACCTTATTTCTGCTCAATGGATTCCAGGGTGCATCGAGCCGCGTTCCGATCTTTGACGGGAACTTCCAAGCTGGCATGCACGACGTGTTTTTAATCGACACTGACACAGCAATGGCCATCACAATGCTAACCGAGGGCGATGCAGAGATGGAGACGCAGTTAAAAAGACTGCTGTGTCATACAAGCCTTCGTTGTATCCAGTGGACGAATCTAAACCATCACGATGTGCGAATGACAACACTTGAATGA
- the holA gene encoding DNA polymerase III subunit delta encodes MPKTHAFEFLTSHSSAAPVDFAVAAVFGGDHTLASWTTSVLTGAADVTDVEGTTARWADINDELSTASLFDMGEKRSVVIRDADKFVSANRPEIEHYLAKPGSAARLVLQFESLASNTKVYKALDKSHVLVCCSGETGQKTGATAASRRKFLTQYIAARHQTKLSGGAADALVEMLGDDIGFLDTEIAKLALYLPPGETIDEPLVRDVVAGWQGKTIWQITEAISSGNAAEAIKQLDKLISGGQPAIALLPQIAWSLRRLGLAASAHVAAERAGKRQTLEDSLAQAGIHRPAEISRAIADMKRMKREKAVQLLAWLLDADLRLKGTHSADGRDRFMLEQFVMRLASAT; translated from the coding sequence ATGCCCAAAACACATGCGTTTGAATTTCTGACCAGCCATTCTTCTGCCGCTCCGGTCGACTTTGCGGTCGCGGCGGTGTTTGGCGGCGACCACACGTTGGCGTCCTGGACGACGTCGGTCTTGACCGGCGCGGCGGACGTCACCGATGTCGAAGGCACGACGGCACGTTGGGCCGACATCAACGACGAATTGTCGACCGCGTCGTTGTTTGACATGGGCGAAAAGCGATCGGTGGTCATCCGCGATGCCGACAAATTCGTTTCGGCCAATCGCCCCGAAATCGAGCACTACCTGGCCAAGCCCGGATCGGCGGCCCGTCTGGTGTTGCAATTCGAATCCCTGGCGTCGAACACCAAAGTCTACAAGGCGCTCGACAAGTCGCATGTACTGGTCTGCTGCAGCGGCGAAACGGGCCAGAAGACGGGTGCCACGGCGGCGTCACGGCGCAAGTTCTTGACCCAATACATTGCCGCTCGCCACCAAACCAAACTCAGTGGCGGCGCGGCCGATGCCCTGGTCGAAATGCTCGGCGACGACATCGGTTTCTTAGACACCGAGATCGCCAAGCTCGCGCTCTACCTGCCGCCCGGCGAAACGATCGACGAACCACTGGTCCGAGACGTGGTCGCCGGCTGGCAGGGCAAGACGATATGGCAGATCACCGAAGCGATCTCGTCGGGCAACGCTGCCGAAGCGATCAAGCAACTCGACAAATTGATTTCGGGCGGACAACCGGCAATCGCACTGCTGCCCCAAATCGCCTGGTCCTTGCGGCGACTGGGGCTGGCTGCCTCGGCCCACGTGGCCGCCGAACGCGCCGGCAAACGCCAGACGCTGGAAGACTCGTTGGCCCAAGCCGGCATCCATCGTCCCGCCGAAATCTCGCGGGCGATCGCCGACATGAAACGCATGAAACGTGAAAAGGCGGTCCAGTTGTTGGCATGGCTGCTCGATGCCGACCTGAGGCTGAAAGGGACGCACAGCGCCGACGGCCGCGACCGGTTCATGCTGGAGCAATTTGTGATGCGACTGGCCAGCGCAACCTGA
- a CDS encoding suppressor of fused domain protein translates to MLMPDPVTPDQWYIKTKNGKRGPYSVQQLQRYVDAGAIVPNSGVGNGQGPWVAAATVPGLNFSADSVTQVCAANQATPSSITTGNAAAATLKQRAAELQAREQALQDRSEKLDARGNELDARGDELDALAIELERRGRELDQRAEDIDQRAEDIDQRESQCDQQQQEVLSRSEALQQRETELQRQQEQLDARAEELDALAAELEQQRERQAARIAETQQLETQREAEQAALQRRREELDEREQALADREQAARQLEQSLQEEQQQLADAAPDASATPPPVVTSDEVPDVSAESILEEKKRLLQEFADRQESLSRREAELIRRENELTRRELDIVVTPDASTEPGWELEPESEATPEPVEAATPVHDPTPEPPAESVAEESGSTDSPPASWQDVLGRVQEQPADFELAEYDEVSAAAVATAGDVGVAPTRATEARATEDQQAVVAAAQTGLSELRRLAYEERFGPRSRYDVDDDPAMRVDVSVHLPEAARDFTTLVTSGMSDYPIPMPNGQRSVRAELLLYVTHLDELAIQVLRGAAKLPFRKKKGLSIGTTESLDGLHDPLSGSQQQDCVYMLPVVESDSKPIQAKEVIGGVVQLFWLVTITEAERKLIDTGGIHKFLSLLEKNNHAVFFDLMRDCYVKRKGWFRR, encoded by the coding sequence ATGCTGATGCCAGACCCGGTGACGCCAGACCAGTGGTACATCAAGACCAAAAATGGAAAACGTGGTCCGTACTCGGTCCAGCAGTTGCAACGCTACGTGGACGCCGGAGCCATTGTGCCCAATTCTGGCGTGGGAAATGGACAAGGTCCGTGGGTCGCCGCCGCAACCGTCCCGGGATTGAATTTTTCAGCCGATTCCGTCACGCAAGTGTGTGCGGCCAACCAGGCCACCCCATCATCGATCACGACTGGCAACGCTGCCGCAGCGACGCTGAAGCAGCGGGCGGCGGAGCTGCAGGCGCGCGAACAGGCGTTGCAGGATCGGTCCGAAAAGTTGGACGCCCGTGGCAATGAGCTGGACGCCCGTGGCGATGAGTTGGACGCTCTGGCGATTGAGTTGGAGCGACGCGGTCGGGAGCTGGACCAGCGAGCGGAGGACATCGACCAGCGAGCGGAGGACATCGACCAGCGTGAATCGCAGTGCGACCAACAGCAGCAGGAGGTTCTGTCCCGATCGGAAGCGTTGCAGCAACGTGAAACGGAGCTGCAACGGCAGCAGGAACAGCTCGATGCCAGAGCCGAGGAGTTGGACGCGCTGGCCGCGGAGCTGGAGCAACAACGGGAACGTCAAGCGGCACGGATCGCCGAGACGCAGCAGTTGGAAACGCAACGGGAGGCCGAACAGGCGGCGCTTCAACGGCGCCGCGAAGAACTCGATGAACGCGAACAGGCGTTGGCCGACCGTGAGCAGGCGGCGCGTCAATTGGAACAGTCGCTGCAGGAGGAGCAGCAGCAGCTTGCCGACGCCGCGCCGGACGCTTCGGCCACGCCGCCGCCTGTGGTGACGTCCGACGAGGTCCCCGACGTGTCGGCCGAATCGATTCTGGAGGAAAAGAAGCGACTGTTGCAAGAGTTTGCCGATCGCCAAGAGTCCTTGTCGCGCCGCGAAGCGGAATTGATACGGCGTGAAAACGAATTGACCCGTCGCGAATTGGACATCGTCGTGACCCCTGATGCTTCGACAGAGCCCGGTTGGGAACTGGAACCCGAATCCGAAGCCACACCCGAACCGGTGGAGGCTGCGACGCCGGTCCACGATCCGACGCCCGAGCCGCCGGCGGAATCTGTTGCCGAAGAGTCTGGTTCGACGGACAGTCCGCCCGCGTCTTGGCAGGATGTGCTGGGGCGTGTCCAGGAACAGCCTGCTGATTTTGAACTGGCCGAGTACGACGAAGTTTCCGCCGCAGCCGTGGCAACGGCCGGTGACGTGGGCGTCGCCCCGACCCGAGCGACGGAGGCCCGGGCGACGGAGGACCAGCAAGCCGTTGTCGCTGCGGCCCAGACGGGATTGAGTGAACTGCGGCGACTCGCTTATGAAGAACGGTTCGGACCGCGCAGTCGCTATGACGTTGATGATGACCCTGCGATGCGAGTCGACGTCTCGGTCCATCTCCCCGAAGCCGCCCGCGATTTCACGACGCTGGTGACCAGCGGAATGAGTGACTATCCGATCCCGATGCCGAACGGCCAACGGAGCGTGCGGGCTGAACTGTTGCTGTATGTCACCCATCTGGACGAATTGGCGATCCAGGTTCTACGCGGCGCGGCCAAGCTTCCGTTTCGAAAAAAGAAGGGGCTTTCGATCGGGACGACGGAATCGCTCGATGGGCTGCACGATCCGTTGTCCGGCAGTCAGCAACAGGACTGTGTGTACATGTTGCCGGTGGTCGAATCGGATTCCAAACCGATCCAGGCGAAGGAGGTGATCGGTGGAGTGGTTCAATTGTTCTGGTTGGTGACGATCACCGAAGCGGAACGCAAACTGATTGACACCGGCGGCATTCACAAGTTTCTTTCACTGCTGGAGAAGAACAATCACGCGGTGTTCTTCGATTTGATGCGTGATTGTTATGTGAAGCGCAAGGGCTGGTTCCGGCGCTAG
- a CDS encoding ABC transporter ATP-binding protein, producing the protein MIKTVDLTKKYGDAFAIRSIDLDLKAGDLFGFIGPNGAGKTTTMRIIATLLEPSWGEAYVCDHSVHTAPKEIRRLVGYMPDFFGVYDDMTVVEYLEFFAAAYRINGQQRRERVNEMLEIVDLEFKRDAFANTLSRGQTQRLGLARTLLHDPQVLLLDEPLSGLDPRARIEMRNLLRKLGEMGKTIIVSSHILPELADVCNKVGIIDRGELKQNAEVTEVIRMVREHVVLVIQPNRPDQLNAIIDLLAQHEKVQNCELGDASIRVVLKPDVEEYSDLPKLLIENNIDLKRFSEEELDLESAFMALTKGTSTRM; encoded by the coding sequence GTGATCAAGACAGTCGATTTGACAAAAAAGTATGGCGATGCCTTTGCGATTCGCAGCATCGACCTGGATCTGAAGGCAGGCGATCTGTTCGGGTTCATCGGACCCAACGGGGCGGGCAAGACCACGACGATGCGGATCATCGCCACCTTGCTCGAACCGAGTTGGGGCGAGGCGTACGTCTGCGATCACTCGGTCCACACCGCCCCCAAAGAGATCCGCCGGCTGGTCGGTTACATGCCCGACTTCTTCGGCGTTTACGACGACATGACCGTGGTCGAGTACTTGGAGTTCTTCGCCGCGGCGTACCGAATCAACGGCCAGCAACGACGCGAACGCGTCAATGAAATGCTGGAAATCGTCGACCTGGAATTCAAACGCGATGCCTTTGCCAATACCTTGTCGCGGGGACAGACCCAGCGACTCGGGCTGGCCCGAACGCTGCTGCACGACCCCCAAGTCCTGCTGTTGGACGAGCCCCTGTCGGGACTCGACCCCAGGGCACGGATCGAGATGCGTAACCTGTTGCGCAAGTTGGGGGAGATGGGGAAAACAATCATCGTCAGCAGCCACATTCTGCCCGAGCTGGCCGACGTCTGTAATAAGGTCGGCATCATCGATCGCGGTGAACTGAAGCAAAATGCCGAAGTCACCGAAGTCATTCGGATGGTCCGTGAACACGTCGTGCTGGTGATCCAACCGAACCGCCCGGACCAGTTGAATGCGATCATCGACTTGCTCGCCCAGCACGAGAAGGTCCAGAATTGCGAACTCGGTGATGCCTCGATCCGTGTCGTGTTGAAGCCCGACGTCGAAGAGTACAGCGACCTGCCGAAGCTGTTGATCGAAAACAACATCGATCTGAAGCGTTTCTCGGAGGAAGAGTTGGACTTGGAGTCAGCCTTTATGGCTCTGACGAAGGGGACCAGTACCCGCATGTAG
- a CDS encoding MazG nucleotide pyrophosphohydrolase domain-containing protein, whose amino-acid sequence MSDSTELSFADLQRHIRQMYHEKDVARGVEGTFMWLMEEVGELSSALRGDDRANLAEEFADVIAWLTTIANVAEIDLNAALVAKYGGGCPGCGKLVCECPDSEKP is encoded by the coding sequence ATGAGTGATTCTACTGAATTATCGTTTGCGGATCTTCAGCGGCACATTCGTCAGATGTACCACGAGAAGGACGTGGCCAGGGGGGTGGAAGGCACGTTCATGTGGCTGATGGAAGAGGTCGGCGAGCTTTCGTCGGCCTTGCGGGGCGACGATCGAGCCAATCTGGCCGAAGAGTTTGCCGACGTGATCGCTTGGCTGACCACGATTGCCAACGTCGCCGAAATCGATCTCAACGCCGCCTTGGTCGCCAAGTATGGCGGGGGATGTCCGGGGTGTGGCAAACTGGTGTGCGAATGCCCCGATTCAGAGAAGCCATGA
- a CDS encoding sulfotransferase family protein translates to MTDSEHRRMAAPDDKAAGKPPAEFHRYPFYAPRFWHGMRPLTWWGLLRQGRFKIHPSRLPNLLGVSLATPWNTVLAGLQQLIFRNRLAAAELHGPPVFIIGHWRSGTTLLHELLVLDERYSSPTTFQCFAPHHFLVTEWIFQKFFGWLLPGKRPMDNMAAGWERPQEDEFALMNLGLPSPYRHIAFPCEAPVDLNYLDFQDVSPSALRHWLDTLRRFLLGVSTVTGRPLVIKSPTHTGRIAALAKEFPDARFIHVTRDPRALFPSTCRLWAGLAEAQGMQVARRPDDDASTGPPNDGDAPPLSADKQYVVDCLRRMYDAFLRDRPTIDSNRIVDIRYEDLVADPVAMLETIYRSLKLSDFDSVRPVIESWAASEHRSYQTNRHQLSPQDEATIRSAWKHYFETYGY, encoded by the coding sequence TTGACTGATTCTGAGCACCGCCGGATGGCCGCCCCCGATGATAAAGCCGCGGGAAAACCGCCGGCCGAATTCCACCGCTACCCGTTTTATGCGCCGCGGTTTTGGCACGGGATGCGGCCGCTGACCTGGTGGGGCCTGCTGCGTCAGGGGCGGTTCAAAATCCACCCGAGCCGGCTGCCGAATCTGCTGGGCGTTTCGCTGGCGACGCCCTGGAACACGGTCTTGGCAGGTCTCCAGCAACTGATTTTCCGAAATCGGCTTGCAGCGGCCGAATTGCATGGCCCCCCCGTCTTCATCATCGGACATTGGCGGAGCGGCACCACCTTGTTGCACGAACTGTTGGTGCTGGACGAACGTTACAGCAGCCCGACGACGTTCCAGTGCTTTGCGCCCCATCACTTTCTGGTCACCGAATGGATTTTTCAGAAATTTTTCGGCTGGCTGCTGCCGGGAAAACGCCCCATGGACAACATGGCGGCTGGCTGGGAACGGCCCCAAGAAGACGAATTCGCGTTGATGAACCTGGGGCTGCCGTCTCCCTATCGCCACATCGCGTTTCCCTGTGAAGCCCCCGTGGATTTGAATTACCTGGACTTTCAAGACGTCTCCCCGTCGGCCCTGCGCCATTGGCTGGACACGTTGAGGCGTTTTTTGCTGGGGGTCAGCACCGTGACCGGACGCCCCTTGGTCATCAAAAGCCCCACCCACACCGGCCGCATCGCCGCACTGGCCAAGGAGTTTCCCGACGCCAGGTTCATCCACGTCACCCGCGACCCACGCGCCCTGTTCCCCTCGACCTGCCGGTTGTGGGCCGGGCTGGCCGAAGCCCAGGGGATGCAAGTGGCCCGGCGCCCCGACGACGACGCGTCAACGGGCCCACCGAACGACGGTGACGCCCCGCCGCTGTCGGCCGACAAACAATACGTGGTCGATTGCCTGCGGCGAATGTACGACGCCTTCCTCCGCGATCGCCCGACCATCGACTCCAACCGCATCGTGGATATCCGCTACGAAGACCTGGTGGCCGACCCGGTCGCGATGCTGGAAACGATCTATCGCTCGCTCAAACTTAGCGATTTCGATTCGGTCCGCCCGGTGATCGAATCCTGGGCCGCCAGCGAACACCGTTCCTATCAAACCAACCGGCACCAATTGTCCCCCCAAGACGAAGCGACCATTCGCTCCGCTTGGAAACACTACTTTGAAACCTATGGCTACTGA
- a CDS encoding 3-keto-disaccharide hydrolase yields the protein MIVLSTSLIGCARKDSETPTAEPPTAAAPVTSEQTPASTASAPASPEPQTYSASADDLLAARLPDEESAAGWVRLFDGHTLFGWEITGNANFRIEDGAIVVDQGDQCLMCTSTSWGDFELTFEFKADQETNSGVFVRTPLKPENVTSDCYEINIAPDDNPFPTGSIVQRQKVDGEAAGPQTPTQWRTMSVIADGKDVTVSLDGNVVCRYTDPVDLAARRIGLQHNSGRVEFKDIKIRPLGMQPMLDAELSQWKKYPEMEGTFTINDDGDLHVLGGKTQLETRQSYGDFFMLAEYKIDDPEMNSGIFFRCIPGDEMMGYECQVNNGFKDGNRLTPLDCGTGGIFRRQDARVIAGENGQWSTVLLHASGNRIAAWVGGVQVSDWEDTREAHENPRKGKRTSAGTIMIQGHDPNTDVLFRNLQIAELE from the coding sequence ATGATCGTCCTGTCGACGTCACTGATCGGTTGTGCCCGCAAGGATTCCGAAACACCCACTGCGGAACCGCCCACCGCCGCCGCCCCGGTGACCAGCGAACAGACCCCCGCTTCGACGGCATCCGCGCCCGCTTCACCTGAACCGCAAACCTACTCGGCCAGCGCCGACGACCTGCTGGCCGCCAGACTGCCGGACGAAGAATCGGCCGCGGGCTGGGTCCGTCTGTTCGACGGGCACACGCTGTTCGGCTGGGAAATCACCGGCAACGCAAACTTTCGCATCGAAGACGGCGCGATCGTGGTCGACCAGGGCGACCAATGCTTGATGTGCACCTCGACCAGCTGGGGCGACTTTGAATTGACGTTCGAATTCAAAGCCGATCAAGAAACCAACAGTGGCGTGTTTGTTCGCACACCGCTGAAACCGGAAAACGTGACCTCGGATTGCTACGAAATCAACATCGCCCCGGACGACAACCCGTTCCCGACCGGCAGCATCGTCCAGCGGCAAAAGGTCGACGGCGAAGCGGCGGGACCGCAAACGCCGACGCAGTGGCGAACCATGTCCGTCATCGCCGATGGCAAGGATGTCACCGTGTCCCTGGATGGCAACGTCGTCTGCCGCTACACCGATCCGGTCGATTTGGCAGCACGCCGCATCGGGCTGCAACACAACTCCGGACGCGTCGAATTCAAGGACATCAAAATCCGTCCGCTGGGCATGCAACCGATGCTCGATGCGGAATTGTCCCAATGGAAAAAATATCCGGAGATGGAAGGGACCTTCACGATCAACGACGACGGCGACCTGCATGTGCTCGGCGGCAAGACACAACTGGAAACCCGACAAAGCTACGGCGACTTCTTCATGCTCGCCGAGTACAAGATCGATGACCCCGAAATGAACTCAGGGATCTTCTTCCGCTGTATCCCCGGCGATGAAATGATGGGCTATGAATGCCAGGTCAACAACGGATTCAAAGACGGCAACCGATTGACGCCCTTGGATTGTGGCACGGGTGGAATCTTTCGCCGCCAAGACGCCCGCGTGATCGCCGGAGAAAACGGGCAGTGGTCGACGGTGCTGCTGCACGCCAGCGGCAACAGAATCGCCGCCTGGGTCGGCGGGGTGCAAGTCAGCGACTGGGAAGACACCCGCGAAGCACACGAAAACCCTCGCAAGGGCAAACGGACGTCCGCGGGAACGATCATGATCCAAGGACACGATCCCAACACCGACGTGCTGTTCCGCAACTTGCAAATCGCTGAACTGGAATAG
- the ispH gene encoding 4-hydroxy-3-methylbut-2-enyl diphosphate reductase produces MKIVLAAPRGFCAGVNMAVDSLDLTLQHFGAPVYVYHEIVHNQYVVDTFKQKGAVFVDSVEEVPEGSVLMFSAHGVSPEIRAAAAARNLTALDATCPLVTKVHLEAIKYAKRGYTIVLIGHQGHDEVIGTMGEAPEAIVLVEDEQDVQELEVADESKLALLTQTTLSVDDANRIITKLRERFPMIQSPPKGDICYATQNRQDAVKILSDDADVVVVLGSQNSSNSARLRELAADRGKRAFLVDGPGDLKRDDFRDSDTVLITAGASAPESVVQEMIEWLQREFDASVETATVREESVEFPLPKPLRAISVAK; encoded by the coding sequence ATGAAAATTGTGCTGGCCGCCCCCCGGGGATTTTGTGCGGGGGTCAACATGGCTGTCGACTCGTTGGATTTGACGCTCCAACATTTTGGCGCTCCGGTCTACGTGTACCACGAGATCGTACACAATCAGTACGTGGTCGACACGTTTAAGCAAAAAGGAGCCGTGTTTGTCGATTCGGTGGAGGAGGTGCCCGAAGGGAGCGTGCTGATGTTTTCCGCACACGGGGTGTCGCCGGAAATCCGCGCCGCCGCCGCCGCTCGCAATCTGACCGCTCTGGACGCGACCTGTCCGCTGGTCACCAAGGTTCACTTGGAAGCGATCAAGTACGCCAAACGCGGCTACACGATCGTCTTGATCGGGCACCAAGGCCACGATGAAGTGATCGGCACGATGGGGGAAGCCCCCGAGGCGATTGTGTTGGTCGAAGACGAACAGGATGTGCAGGAGTTGGAGGTCGCCGACGAATCAAAGCTGGCCCTGCTGACGCAAACCACGCTCAGCGTGGATGACGCCAACCGGATCATCACCAAGCTGCGCGAGCGGTTCCCGATGATCCAAAGCCCACCCAAAGGCGATATCTGTTACGCCACCCAAAACCGACAAGATGCAGTCAAAATACTGTCCGATGATGCCGACGTCGTCGTCGTACTCGGCAGCCAGAACAGCAGCAACAGCGCCCGCTTGCGTGAACTGGCCGCCGACCGCGGGAAACGCGCGTTCTTAGTCGACGGACCGGGCGATTTGAAACGGGACGATTTTCGTGATTCCGACACGGTGCTGATCACCGCCGGAGCCAGTGCGCCGGAGTCCGTCGTGCAAGAGATGATCGAGTGGTTGCAACGTGAATTCGATGCCAGCGTGGAAACGGCGACCGTGCGGGAGGAATCCGTTGAGTTTCCGCTGCCGAAACCGCTACGGGCGATCTCGGTGGCGAAGTGA